The DNA region GACATTTTAccacctctttttttattatttcttttgtaGTTGCTACCCTCCCTAGAATGAGTATTACTTAGACTTTTGAATTGTTGCCAGTATATCTTGGGCGCCCATTCTACTGGTAACTTGTTACTTACTTTAAACAAGATTATAATTAGAGTTTAATGTCTCCCACCaactaagaaaaattatatcCAATTGATTAAACGAAGAAAGTTATCGGATAGACTTGCCAGCGGCAGGTAGCCGACTAGTTGACAACCGTTGAAGAATGACACGCACCGAATTGCAAGGAGAATTATGAATAGACTAAGTTCaatcagaatatatatatacatgctcgTATACTTACCTGCATAGATTACAACTTGGATTTTCGGTTTACATGAGACGTGACAGGAGACCAACGCGTTTTTTCAGAAAGTCGTGCAAGttgatttcataaatattaCTGCTAACAATCATCAAGTTATAATATTTGAATCGAATCATATAAGCCACTTAATTTGCAATCCTCTATAAATAAAGCATTCCCATTTACACAAATCCCTCAAACTTAGCTAGCTGCTTGTAACTCTCCTTTGTCCAAAAAATGATGCCTTCTAAGCTCGTCTCTCTGGTAGCGTTGGCTGTTGTTTTTCTTCCCTTCCTTGCCTCTCCATCTTTAGCAGATGCACCAAGTAGTCCTGTCAGCCCTCGAACCCTTTGCAAGTACACCCCAGACCCTTCCTTTTGCAAATCTGTTCTCCCTGTCCAATCTACCAATGTCTATGACTCTGCCCGACTTTGCGTCCGAAAGTCCCTGTCACAATCCCGTAAATTTTTGAACCTGGTTAATGGATATCTCTCACGCCCCTCCACTTTGTCGGTCGCTGCCACTCGGGCTCTTGGGGATTGTCAGTTTCTAGCTAATCTAAACATAGAGTTTTTGTTGAGCTCCTTTCAAACTGTCAATGCTACTAGTAAAACCTTGCCTTCTTTGCAAGCTGATAATGTGCAAACTTTGCTAAGTGCCATTCTAACGAACCAGCAAACCTGTTTAGATGGCCTACAGACCACATCTTCTGCTTCGAGTGCAAGTAACGGTCTCTCAGTCCCTTTGTCCAATGACACAAAACTTTATAGTGTTTCTCTAGCTTTTTTCACCCAAGGTTGGGTtcctaaaaagaagaaagggagCACATGGCAGCCTAAAAGCAAGCAGTTTACATTCAGACATGGACGATTGCCAATGAAAATGTCTGCCAGGACCCGTGCAATTTACGAGTCAGTGAGCACAAGAAAACTCCTCCAGACAGTGAATAACGATATAGAGGTCAGTGATATAGTGACGGTGAGTCAGGACGGACAAGGAAATTTCACAACCATCAATGATGCTGTCGCTGCAGCTCCAAATAATACCGACGGCAGTAATGGCTACTTCATGATTTATGTCGCTGCAGGCATTTATGAAGAGTATGTGTCTGTTGCAAAGAACAAGAAATATTTGATGATGGTTGGAGATGGTATAAATCAAACGGTGCTTACTGGGAATCGTAGTGTTGTTGATGGGTGGACTACTTTCAATTCTGCTACATTTGGTAAGAACTTTGAACCTTCAACGTGGTATTAGACTAGATCCTGGCTAATTTTTCATGACCAGATAATTATATGGGCTTAATCTagctaattaatcaaattcgTGATCCTTGTTGCAGCTGTGGTGGCACCCAATTTTATTGCAGTGAACATCACATTCCGTAACACAGCTGGGGCAGTCAAGCATCAGGCTGTAGCTGTTCGAAATGGAGCTGATTTGTCTGCATTTTATGGTTGCAGTTTTGAAGGGTACCAGGATACCTTATACACCCATTCTCTGAGACAATTCTACAGGGAGTGTGATATCTATGGCACtgttgattttatatttggCAATGCTGCTGTTGTTTTCCAAAACTGTAACTTGTATCCACGGCTGCCTATGAGTGGTCAATTCAATGCCATCACTGCCCAAGGTAGAACAGATCCGAACCAAAACACAGGCACATCTATACATAATTGTACTATTAGAGCTGCTGACGATTTGGCTTCGAGCAATACAACGGTAAAAACATATCTTGGGAGGCCATGGAAGCAGTATTCAAGAACTGTTTATATGCAAAGTTTCATGGATTCACTGATAAATCCTGCTGGTTGGCAAATATGGAGTGGAGATTTCGCACTAAATACATCATATTATGCAGAATACAACAACACCGGACCGGGTTCTGACACTACAAACAGGGTAACATGGCCCGGTTTCCACGTTATTAACGCTACTGATGCTGTTAATTTCACAGTGTCTAGCTTCTTGATGGGGAATGATTGGCTACCTCAAACAGCCGTTCCCTTCTCCAGTGGCCTGATATGAGCAACTTCTATGTAAATTGGTGCttgttctttcatttttttttcgcCAACTGTTTATTCAGTCTGTAATAAGGCAAGACAATATCCTGGGAAGCGAAAGAATGTTATTGGCAGCTGTCAATGTAATTGTTTTAtggattcattaaaaataatgtagtaaattctttttagttaaaatattgtTCTAGTTGAAAGATTAAGAGTGCTGTCAGCTGGCAACTTGTTTGATTAAGTTTGTAATTAAGGAGGTATTTTGAATTGTCGgtgattgttgttttttcaaaaaaaaaaaattaaaaagatatatgtattggtataataaatttttttattttttaaaatttattttaaatattagtatatcaaacaattaaagaatatacaaatataaattttaaataaaaaataccattttataggaaacttaatattttctataaagtattctagaaaaaattttaattaaaaaatcaaaataatttaataataaaatttatacaaaaaatagtttcaagGTATATTTGATATTCGCTCAAGGAAAAATGCTTCATTAGAACGGCTTCATGCCTCACGAACATCACTGAAAAGAAACCGCCATTTTCTTAATTCTTTCAATCACTGCAAAACTGATTTTGTAAATTTCTCTCTTCCCTCAAaggaaaatcttatttttaaaacccaGAATATTTGTAATAAGATTTTCTTTAGTCTAAAAGAACACGACAACCGCCACAATCCACTTCCCTGCCGGTTGCCGCCCCCAAACCAATAACCACCGAACCACCACAAAATCATTTAAACATAAAACTTTTAAGACCAAGCTGTTGATGGATTTGTATTCGAATCAGACCCCTGTTCAAGAGCAGCGTTAGCGCGGTATGCGACAATAGATTCCTttgtcgaaaaaaaaaaaacaaaaaaaaaaatcagataaaagAATGATTAATGTACTTGAATATAACAAGAAATTCCCACAGAGGTTGTTCATCAATATCTGTATAATGAAGTTTGTTGAGAATATCATGGTGGATGCCTGGATGGTGTTGAGTTGATACTATATGATGCATGTGGCAGTGTGGCACGCTCTACAATTACACATTAcgggtaattttatttttaaaaaaattaatattaaaaatcattttttaaaaatataaaaatatattattttaatatatttaaaataaaaaaaaatactattacaaTCTATATAAAATCTGCAAAAAGCCAGGATCCTTGTTACTTGTAATCTCCTGCAAAAAAACGGATGGATGGATATGGGCTAGAGATGGAATTTCCATCAGTAGATctgtttctttaattattttttaagaaacttcaataaagaataaaaaaacggATATGTACTAGAGATGGAATTTCTATCAGTAGATCTGTttctttacttattttttaagaaacttcaataaagaataaaaaagatttaattacgGAGACAGATTAGTTATGGCTAAATCTGTAGCTAATTTACATTATtagaaacaaattaataaataacactGTTCTGTATATAATTTTAAGtggatttcaagatataatttatataattttttaatatataaataaaaattattaaaactcatattatcttgtatttaataataaaataaagataataaaatttaaagttatgATCATTTAGTCAATATAAttctaatattatatcaaataactattttaaattaaaaattattaaatataatttatataattttttaaatttatatctcaACTCGGTAGGCAACATTGGCTTTTCAAGTTGGCGTTCATGTTTCAAGTTggcttatttaatttattgatttcatttcACTAGATccattaaatattatagttaCTATGCTTGATTTAGGATCTTATTGGCTAAGAACTCAGATCATTGGATAATTAAgtcatttcaaaaacaataatattttttatttttcaaatcatcatcttgggtaaaatttaaaaaaaaaaatgattaaaattgcCTCTACAATCATCTATATATGGTTAGGTCACTTGTTGAGTTTCCAGAGCTGGTTTAGCAGAATTAATTGCTACCCTTTCAAAACCTAATCCAAGCTAAGGTTCTGAATGCGACGTGCGACGGTCATTAGGCCGGCAAGTTTGATAGctatgaaaaaaccaaaaacaaaaacaatcaagcacgttagaaaaacaaaaatggagGAGATCGAGCACACAACAGTTGCCACAAATCGCATAAACATGCACATAGCATCAATAGGAAGAGGCCCAGCAATCTTGTTCGGTTGTTCCTGCACGGTTTCCCTGAGCTATGGTATATTCGTGGCGGCACAAACTCCTCTCTCTTTCCTTCCTCGGTTGCCGTTGCATAGCTCCCGGTCTTCGTGGCTTTGGAGACACCGATGGTCGCACATCAGTTCGTGAGGACACCGGGTTCCACGTGGTGGGCGACTTGATCGGACTTCTTAACTCGCTGGGGATCGATTTGGTGTTTTTGGTTGGTCATGACTGGGGGGCCATGATTGCTTCGTATTTTTGCACGATGAGACGTGACAATGAGAAGGATTCGGTCACCACAAGCGTCCCGTTCTTGCACGATTCCTACTGTCTCTGCAGATTTCAGCTACTTTTGctaatcttttattattagcCATTCatttacttcttttctttttggagtAATGATGTAGATCCGGATTATTACAAAGAATAGACACGTAATAAATATCtctaaaattgaataaaattacaaggggtttgttggtgtttttccttacattttttttttcaaagtagcaAGTGTCagcttttttttctctatgaATAACAGTTTTCTACTGTAGTTTACAAGTGcggttttttaaatgttaatttcatgagaggagagataaaaaaaaaaaaaaagataagattcTGAATGCATAACAAAGTTTCAATAACAACCCATAGATATCTATGAGAATAGtaagatcataaaaaaataactagtatGGCCACatgctttgtttaaaaatacatgacTCATCTACCACTTTGGACGATGCTTgttgtttatttcaattattattgatgatttttttattattgttagattaattttatcaagAATTTTATGATACGTTGAAAGTATTATCATTAGAATTTTAGTATGCCTTTggaatctcattttttttttccctatctcTTCTCTCATGAAATTAACATGTTACACTTCCCAAATATGGTAatttaaaatacttataaactataatttttactaaattatgctatttaaaaaaaaaaattggcattagttttccaaaaaacaaatttggaacCATGTTAAAAAAGTTCAAGTTTATcattatacaaaagaaaaatatgtttcATTGTATAAATGACAATTttgtagatatttttaatttttttttattgtagcctacttttaaaaatataaacttttgatcccttaatttttcaccaattcaGTTTgattataaagtttattttctttatatttttagtttatggtttgaaaaataaaaaagaaaatggctggatttttgtgataaaaaataaaatatcaattaacactagttttaactataaaaaaatattgattttagttttaacgaatttcatttaataaaaaaaatatcatctaagaATTTTTTAGCTTTCTTGTTGCCTGAAATATTAGATCCGAGTAAAGGAAGTTTTTTAGATTCAGTTTGAATTAGGGTTTTTGGATGAATTTTTGAGTTCTTTGAGGTGAGGTTATGTGCATGTTAAGGTATATGGAGTATTTGAGTtcatttttaggttaaaaaaagggttgaaatgagtgtttagataaaaaaacaaattattgccATTGATTTTCTATCCATCATAATATCGGAATCTGGGAAGAGACAAGCAAGAAGATCCGTTGACAATAGACAATACATCTTGCCCAGGCGAACAAGCATAGGCTGAAAAGCATGCTCCCCTAGGCTTTTTAAAGTTCATGCACGTGCTCCTGATCCTTTCTTTTTTGGcccattgattttgttttttcttttattttttttattaattttattattcaatgctaaattattattattattattattattattattttaatatatttttaacaaaaatttatgatgtttttcaatgtaatataattgattttcttacttagcttacaaaaaagatttcaatattttttatgatattaaaaaaacattctttttttatagatctatttaaatttttatttttaaaattttatttaatcagttttttaaatatatcttattttattatcattttattaaataagatgTTAGTTCCAATACAAAAAAGTTATCAAAACACTATCAGATACATAATCTATGttgcaattttaaattttttaatttatatttatttcttgattttttagtttaatttttagttattataaatgtttttttatttattagaacaagtgatttatttatttatttaattaaatacctacattattatttttaatttataattaggattttttatgtcaaaaaacattttagaaagtctatatatatttatttttttatgttaaaaataaaatttgtttgattttacagTGAAGAATGGgttaaaaaattagtaattcTTTCCATCAATTAAATCAATCACGTttcaaatatttgaagtttccGTGACATCATCAATTTGATATATAGGAGAGGTAATGGGACATAAAGACTGTTGTCTTGTTTGTTTCATGGTGCAGTTTATCTCTTGCTCTACCaacattttgaaaattatttggttaattaatatatatattataattttactaaattttttttcttaaaatatcaattaagataaaattataatttataatttttttaaaaacataatttttttaaatcacaactataaacatattaattagACTAACAAGCATGAATTATTTAGTTTATCATtacaaacatataaaataaaaagctgTTAATGAAAAGATTAGAGTTTAaccatgtttaaaattataagcatataatttatatattataacaaaattataattatcagAGGGACATTTGAGTAggtgaaaaaagttaaaaaaaagaaagaaaaaagttggtTAATCTGGAGGGAAAATATTACCTcaagcaattttaattttttttttatcccttggGCTCTTCATTGTTATGGCTCTATGGGCTGGGCCATAGGCCTGCATGtataattcttgttttttaggtaaaaaacaaaggcaggttaaaaaaaaagtggttaATTTGGAGTTTAACAAAACGttggttatttaatttttttaagtttgatttaaatttaaggagaaagatttatttaatttaagtttgatttaTTGAAGCTAGTTGAATCTATAATCCAGGTTATGGGTTTGAGGAGTTAAATAATAATACCCagattattggtttttttattattgtttttaactaatatcctttttaacatttttttttaaataaatgttaaatttatatttcaattaatttttttttatgattttttttgcttatttaattttttagatagagattgtttttttttttatggtgttgtgcatatttaatattttaaaatattattctaatttatttatttttatctttttaaaataaaaaatatttatttttaaataatatttttaatatgtgtaggttagcataatatttttttacttttatttttttaattaatttaatatttttttattttttatatcatttgattggataaaaatcaattttaataaataaattcaataaatataactaattaaatgttatttttctgcattaaatatcttaatttatacatatcttttaatttttatatttggttatcattaataaaaaaaatttcttatttattaatataaataatcttctatttattttattacacaaacatataaattttttaatttacatttataattttcttttgtataagaaaaaaatatttagcccGTTACAGGCGGTGTTCAAACAGCTAGTTCACCTCTTTTAACTCGTACCAAACAccactttaattattattattttttcttaaatatagcATCGTTTTGTCCTCTCTCTCTGCCGCTGTCTCCATTTCCAAAAAAAAGCCGGCTTCCAAACGAAAGCTAAAACCAGCACTATCCATCACTGGTTATCACCGTCACCAACACAGCAcaaacccaaaaagaaaagagagagagagagatggagaagATAGAGCACACAACTGTAGCCACAAATGGCATAAACATGCACATAGCATCAATTGGTACAGGCCCAGAGATCCTATTCCTCCATGGCTTCCCTGACCTCCGGTACTCATGGAGACACCAgctactctctctctcctccctggGCTACCGCTGTATAGCCCCTGACCTTCGTGGCTACGGTGACACTGACGCGCCAAAGAATTGTAGAGAGTACACAGTATTCCACATCCTGGGCGACCTTGTGGGGTTGATTGACTAGCTGAGAATCGATAAGGTGTTTTTGGTGGGTCATGATTGGGGAGCAATGGTGGCTTGGTACTTTTGCTTGTTGAGGCCTGACAGAATTAAGGCCTTGGTTAACATGAGTGTTGTGTTCCATCCCAGGAATCCACACAAGAGTTTCGTCCAGATTAGTAGAGATTTATTCGGTGATGATTATTATATCTGCAGGTTTCAGGTTTGTGAAAAACACTTCCGAATCTATCAGCATATTTGTTTCCAGTTTCAGAGCTTGTTCTCTACCTCAGTTATTTTGTATATTATACGCTACtaattgggttttatttttttaattttgtattgtggatggtgttcatttttgttgttttcgtAGTGGTTTTAGTGCTAAAAGGTAAATCTGGTATGAATGTTTGTTCTTGTCTGGTGGTTCGTTAGTAATAAATGTTGCAAAATTCTTTCATTTGATTTCAAGTTGGGGTAGAAATTAGAATAGAATCgctttattgatttgataattttcgCATGCTCCTAAAGCTGGAGTTATGACAACAGACAACACATCTTCtgcttattttgttttcaaaaaattcttaaccttaagaaaaaaatagacagCGAAGGCGAACAGGCCTAGGCTGAAAAGCATGCTCCCCTAGGCTTTTTAAAGTTCATGCACGTGCtcctgttattttcttttttggtggattgattttgtttttttattaattttattattcaatgttaaatttttattttatttttattttttaacaaaattttatgattttttttaatggaatataattggttttttacttAGTTTACAAACaagatttcaatgttttttttttataatgttaataaGCATTTTTTTTGTGTAGCTCTATTTAAATtgtcttctttaattttatttaattattttcttaaatatatcttattttattatcattttattaaataagatgTTAGTTCCagtacaaaaatttattaaacaccatctaatatattatttatgttgcaatatcaaattttttgatttaacctcttaatttttcaagtttaagtttttgttatagtaaatgattttttttatttattaaaacaagtgatttttcatttacttaattaaatacatacattattatttttaatttacaattaggatgtttttatttcaaaaaacattttagaaaagtctatatatttatttttttgtgttaaaaataaaatttatttgatttgcaGTGAAGAATGGGTTAAAAAGCTTGTAATTCCTGTTATCTCCAATCAATAACATCAATCGCGTTTCAAATATTTGAAGTTGCCGTGACATCACCTATTTGATAGATAGGAGGTGATGGGATATAAAGACTGTTGTCTTGTT from Populus alba chromosome 14, ASM523922v2, whole genome shotgun sequence includes:
- the LOC118041484 gene encoding probable pectinesterase/pectinesterase inhibitor 7; the encoded protein is MMPSKLVSLVALAVVFLPFLASPSLADAPSSPVSPRTLCKYTPDPSFCKSVLPVQSTNVYDSARLCVRKSLSQSRKFLNLVNGYLSRPSTLSVAATRALGDCQFLANLNIEFLLSSFQTVNATSKTLPSLQADNVQTLLSAILTNQQTCLDGLQTTSSASSASNGLSVPLSNDTKLYSVSLAFFTQGWVPKKKKGSTWQPKSKQFTFRHGRLPMKMSARTRAIYESVSTRKLLQTVNNDIEVSDIVTVSQDGQGNFTTINDAVAAAPNNTDGSNGYFMIYVAAGIYEEYVSVAKNKKYLMMVGDGINQTVLTGNRSVVDGWTTFNSATFAVVAPNFIAVNITFRNTAGAVKHQAVAVRNGADLSAFYGCSFEGYQDTLYTHSLRQFYRECDIYGTVDFIFGNAAVVFQNCNLYPRLPMSGQFNAITAQGRTDPNQNTGTSIHNCTIRAADDLASSNTTVKTYLGRPWKQYSRTVYMQSFMDSLINPAGWQIWSGDFALNTSYYAEYNNTGPGSDTTNRVTWPGFHVINATDAVNFTVSSFLMGNDWLPQTAVPFSSGLI